Part of the Vitis vinifera cultivar Pinot Noir 40024 chromosome 13, ASM3070453v1 genome is shown below.
TGAAAAAGGTTTCCTAGTGTTATTACTACTTGTCCATTGCTTGTGTGTCATAATATAGCCTCAAATTGTTTAATACTGAGACTAACCAATGACGATTTGTGCTCATTTGCAGGACATACAGGATCATGGGCTGAAGCATACCCAGAGATTGTGACATGTGCAAACATGTTTTGGTGGCCTGCTGAAGCTGAATGGGCTGACCGGCTAGCATCAGAACCAGGAACAGGCCATCTCAATCCCTTAAACCCCAAAACCTACCAAGTCTTCAAAAATGTCATTCACGATGTAGCTGCCCTGTTTCCAGAACCGTTCTATCACTCAGGGGCTGATGAGATCATCCCAGGTTGTTGGAAAGCAGACCCAACTATTCAAACTTTCCTATCAAATGGTGGAACTCTCAGTCAACTCCTTGAGATCTTTATCAACTCCACCTTCCCATACATTGTTTCCCTAAATCGTACAGTGGTTTACTGGGAAGACGTTTTGTTGGATGCCAACGTCAAAGTGGATCCAAGCATGCTTCCGCCAGAGAATACCATTTTACAAACATGGAACAATGGACCAAATAACACTAAAAAGGTTGTTGCTTCTGGCTACCGAGCCATTGTATCATCTTCAGATTTCTACTACTTGGATTGTGGGCATGGGGACTTTCTCGGGAATGACAGTCAGTATGATCAGAAAGCAGGTAGCAACACAGAAAATGGTGGGTCATGGTGCGGCCCCTTTAAAACTTGGCAGACGATATATAATTATGATATAACATATGGATTAAGCGATGAGGAGGCAAAGCTGGTATTAGGTGGGGAAGTGGCATTGTGGTCTGAGCAAGCCGATCCAACAGTTTTGGATGCTCGGATCTGGCCAAGAGCTTCTGCAATGGCAGAGGCATTGTGGTCTGGGAACCAAGACAAGACAGGCATGAAGAGGTATGCAGATGCAATGGATCGGTTGAATGAATGGAGATATAGAATGGTTGCTAGAGGGATTGGGGCTGAACCCATTCAGCCCCTTTGGTGCATTAGGAATCCAGGAATGTGTAACACAGTTCATCCCTTTGTTTAGTTATAatgtaaaacaatttttttttctccgtTACAGTTTCAATTGTTGAAAAGAGCAGTTgcaaagaataaataataacttCAATTGTTACTTCAGGTGTCTTGCTAAAATGATTGTTAAAAATGGGAAATAATTTGCCTTTTCTAGCTTGACTGGTGGTGAGGAAGTGGCCTATTTTAACAGTTACGAGGAAGAGGACTAGTAGTGGTTCCACCCAAAGGCTTCTTAAAGGTAAGCCTGCATTTTTAAGATGGTGCATAATGGAAGGATTCTTTTCTAAAACTCTGCAACTATAGTAATTTGTAATCAAAATACATGTTGGCTTATTGTGGCCATAGCAGCACCAGGCTTGTTTCTGATGCAGATAAGATTTGAATTCTGTGTCTTGAGCTACAATTGGCTTCTGAGGCACATCTTTTAAATGTGATTTTGGAAAGCAATTGAAAACCAAGCTGACAGATTCTCTACTTTAAGTCCAATGGCTGATGGTGTCCACATAGGTTCATCTCAGCTTAGATCTTGCTCCTCTGTTATGCAAAAATGGAGTGGCATCTTCATTAATTGCTTATGAGATAGCTTGATGCCACATTAGTTGATTGTTCTGAAAAGGACTTGAAAACTAAGGTGATTAACTGGTTTTAGGACCAATCACTGCAGATATCCAGATGGTTGGTCTCTGTTCAAATCTTGCAggtttatcatttaaaaatgaaGTTTGATGTTCATTGCTCATGATTTAGCTTGAATGCCTATGCGTTCCCACCTGTATTTGGAACCTCAAAAAGGACCACGACTTCTGTAACCCTAATGTATTTTGCCacttcaaatcaaatacatACCAGGAAAAATCTAAGTTCAACTTCAAAATCCTAGTCAAGGATTGTGTATTGTATGTTACTCCTTTAATGGTGGATTTGATTCTTTGCTTAGATGTATAGTTTCTGAAGTTTCTCCAATAGATTAGCACTAGGTTATTCTTGCTGTATAGAGCTCCATGATTTCATGTTTCAGTCACTGGAAGCTACCAACGTATGATGAAACATGCAGAACACAAACCAGAAGTCATAAAGGGCACATGGAAACAGAACCAAAGATCCTAAAGGGCAGATGGAATTTGATGAAGATTCttcaaatcataatttttagTGAAGTAAGCCTCGGAGCTTAAAGGAAACAAAATTGACCATTCACAAGCATATTCGAACTTTCCTTTTCTGTCCTTTGTTCTTTGTATATCCAAATGAAGCTTCCAAGATTGTGAAAATTGATTTTCGTTTTAATAAAGTAATAACATTTTAGAAATGCTGAGCATGATAACTTATTTGAAATGTAGATCATGGTAATTTATCTTGGTTGAGTGGAGTTCTATGTGGTTCAATGTAGGTTTCTTATTGCCCATCGTTTTGCTCCAAATGAGCTCATCAGAGTGGTGTTTAGCAATATGAAGATAATTGGTGAGACTGGTAATATTGCCTAACTGATGAGTGGATCAATTCTGCAAAATTCAGGAGAGAAATAACTACTTTTatgatcttttttttcttttgaatttagtTTTGAGGAAGAAAGTTGAATCCTAATTGAAGTTGCACAAAACTACCACTAATTTTTTCCTTACTTTGTCTTTACCGAAGAGggaaagtgagttttttttcttaacagaGCTTGCCCTTTCCTTTGCTAGGACTACCCTCTTATATTTATCTTGCTGGTGAGGCTCACAggcttttctttctattttacaGCTTTTTTCTGTATGCTTCCAAGGGTAGTTGGAGGTGTCTCTTCAGGGGCAGGTGCTGGATGATACCTGTTCTGGAGGTTGCCGAGTCCTCATTTTTGGGCTGGATGAATTTTTGTATCTTCACTTATCATTCTAGTTACATATTGATTCTGTTTATGCATTTCCAGCTACGCCATAAATGGAAAGGATGAGATTGAGTGAGTTACCAAGCAAACCACGCAGGAAGATATATATCTAGATGTTGTACATTTGTATCTCGGTGCCTAGGCTTGAGCCAATGCAGCGCCCGAGATTTTTGGCTCTGGTGCCAAAGCGACCCAaagtggcctccccaggattcgaactcaagACTAAGGTCTTTTTGGTTGCCCTCCTGAcccagagtggcctccccaggattcgaactcaagACTAAGGTCTTTTTGGTTGCCCTCTTGGTACTTTGGGTCGCTTTGGCACCAGAGCCAAAAATCTCGGGCGCCGTATTGGCTCAAGCCTAGGCACCGAGATACAAATGTACAACACTAGACACACGCGCATTCTGGTCTGATGCATGGAATTCAAGCAGCTGCAGATTTGTATaacaaaaacttttagaaataaTCTCTTTAATAGAGTCCAGAACCGAAGTCATAGCACTGGGCAGGCATATTACAGAATCTATTCCACTAGAGAACTCAGAAGGCTTCAGCACAAGGAATAAAAGCGCATTTGGGACTCAAAAGGTTGCAGTGAAAAGCTGGCCCCAGAAGTCAAGTCAGATGGGCGACAACAAAACAAAGCTAAAACTATCTAATTTCTTGGTTCCAATAATTGAACAAAATCTGAGATACT
Proteins encoded:
- the LOC100240836 gene encoding beta-hexosaminidase 2, with the protein product MAVSDKALFSIVFLFTAFVSSISASESQSQINVWPKPRTFSWPSPQASLLSPNFSITSPNHQHLSSAVARYLRLILTEHHHPLVTPTVNITGPPLETLTIIVSDLAAPLHHGVDESYTLIVPRGGAANLTAATVWGAMRGLETFSQIVWGDPLRVATGLFVWDSPLFGHRGVMLDTSRNYYGVEDILRTIGAMSANKLNVFHWHITDSHSFPLLLPSEPDLAGKGSYGPQMQYSPEDVKKIVEFGLEHGVRVLPEIDSPGHTGSWAEAYPEIVTCANMFWWPAEAEWADRLASEPGTGHLNPLNPKTYQVFKNVIHDVAALFPEPFYHSGADEIIPGCWKADPTIQTFLSNGGTLSQLLEIFINSTFPYIVSLNRTVVYWEDVLLDANVKVDPSMLPPENTILQTWNNGPNNTKKVVASGYRAIVSSSDFYYLDCGHGDFLGNDSQYDQKAGSNTENGGSWCGPFKTWQTIYNYDITYGLSDEEAKLVLGGEVALWSEQADPTVLDARIWPRASAMAEALWSGNQDKTGMKRYADAMDRLNEWRYRMVARGIGAEPIQPLWCIRNPGMCNTVHPFV